The segment ggggagaTGATAGATGCATTACCTCTGAATCCTATCATCATCAGGAGTCAGAGGGGGAACCTAATTAAACAGAAGTCCTGGGAGAAattatgttatgttttgatgatcttaaaacaatggaaagaagaaaagaagaacatACTGGGAGtagggaaaagagagaatgaggaaaattacCTCACATGAGTAGGGTGAGTAGTAGATGTCTACATAAACAGGGAGGAAGGAGTCAGGGGAGTGGCTGATGTTTGAACCTCACTCATTTGGactggtcaaaagaaggaagaatacatattcacacatagtTGGGTATAATGATGACCAAGATcccagtttcagagaaatctgggaagacttgtatgaactgaagcaTTCAAAGTGAgaggaaccaggaaaataatttatattgtaacaatgcaaaaatgaaagaatttaaaagacttAAGGACTCTAATCAATGAAATTAACCCTGATGACAGAAGACCAATGATGAAAAATCCTGCCTACCTCCTGATAGAAGTGATAGACTatgcagaatgagaaataaattttttatatggcaatttattttgtttgactagcatatttgttacaaggattttatttttcttttttttagtgggTGGAGgaggtcagagagagagaaaaataaatgcttgttaagcgatgaaaataatttaaaaaagaaaacaaaaaaattgtcaTCAAGTGAGTTGAGTACAACCAAATGGGTCTCTTTGGTCAGGTcccccttttttctcttattggaTTATCAGAATTGTTTTTGGTTGAATCTTGAGAAATTTAGTCTTTAAATTGTTCTAGAATTGATTTCTGCCTCctcagatttttattttactgtgtGATGCTCCCCAATGTACTTGTAACTTGTATTATACTTATGGGAGGAGTAGTGTCTTGTGCCCCACCGTGTGACAGAGCCTCATGCATCACAAGCATATACTAAATGTGTTGAATTGACTTATTTTAGAGGCAGCTCAATGGGGCAATGGatgagagctgggcctggagtcaggaagactgagttcagatctggcctcaagaCACTAGTTGTCTGACCTTTGGCAAACCCCTTCATTGCTGTTggtttcaactataaaatggggttactaacagcatctacttcacagggttactgtgaagatcaaatgaggtaacatctgtaaaaagcacagtacctggcatgcaGCAGGCCCTATAGACaggtttcttccttttcctttccctcccaaacACTGTGGCCATTAAACAGATGCAACTCATGGAAGGTTAGACCAATTGAAAATATGAGGTGTGCCTTATTTTACAAAATGTTCCACAAGTTATATGTTGTcatctttgtttaaaaaatgatttatacTTTAAATTAGTGTTTATCTAACAGAATGCTACAATAAATCCTTACATAACCACcccctatttaaaaaaacaaacaaacctgtaTTTTAGTACACTGAACTTTCTTACATGTGCTGGAACTTCCTTTAATACTACTTCAGGATCcagtccaacaagcatttattaaacacctgctgtgtgcACAGTACTATGCTTGCAACAGTGGATATaaaaaaaagaccaaacaacTAAAaccagctcctgccctcaaggattttcCATTCTGTTGAAATGAAGGGTTCAATCAgtcattcaacaggcatttattatgtgtctacTAGGTACCAGGCATATGTGAAATGAATATCTATGATAACTTGAGAGAATGTGATATTCTTGAAAAACTTCCTGTAAAAGTTGGCAAATGAATTGGGCATTATGGAAAGTAGGGTTTCTGAAaggcaggagagaaagaagaCCCCATGGACAGGGGATGGTCTATacaggaaaacccaaatggaggATGGAAAGTCAAATTCAGGGAATGGCAAATGGGGGACAGTGTGGCTGGAACATAGAAATGTGAAAAAAGTCATAAAAGATAGGCTGGTGTtgggttataaagggctttcaaTGTCAGACTCTGTAACTGTCTAATagttaaacatttgtttttaacagGGTCTTTCTGGTACTTCCAGAAATAAAATTCCTCAGTTGGAACCTTCAGATGTGGTGACCAGGACACATAATGTCTAGGTAGGTATGAAGTATTTCAGTGCATAGATTAGATTAAAAATTATACCAACTATTACAATATAGAAGATCCTATTATAGCGAGTCTGCATTTTAGGTTCCAGATGGCTTTAGATGGATTCTTGGACGGTTTTCTATAGTAACATTATAGAATTTAGAATCCCCGGacaaccaggtggcacagtaaatacagcgccaggcctagaggcaggaagatctgtgttcaaatcttacttcagacacttactagctgtgtgatcctgggcaagtcactaaaccctgtttaccttagctttttcatctatcaaatgagctggggaaggaaacagcaaaccattccaataaaACTCAAAAATagggggtcacgaagagtcagacacggcTGAAAAACAAGCGAACAAAGGGCATCTCCCTAACGTTTCTAGGTTAGGGAGGATAACTACCATTTCTCCTATGAAACCTTCCTTGCTGCTGCTGTCAGAGATTACTACAAGGTTGGAAAACCTAGGAAATAAAAAAGTGATCTGATTTGGTATGATTGGTATTTCATAGGACAGCTGTCCTCAATCAACAAATACCTGAGCATTTCCTGTATGCTTAGTGCCTTAGAGACCTACCTACCAATCAGAGCTGTTAAAAATGGAAATGGGCTGCTTAGACAATGTCCCTTCTCATCCCCATGTTTTCAACCCTGTCTGTTAAAAAGAGCAAATTCAGATCACAAGGCTGCACTAGCAGGTGTTACTACCCTGGATGATAGAACCTCACCTTCACAAAGTTTAGTCAGATTCTTAGGACAATGCTGATTTTCCTTTGCAGGCTCATTAATAGCTGGACAGGTCTGCAAAAGTCATCTAGTTGAATCTCATCCTAATAATGAGGAAACCAGGGTCCAGAGAGGTTAtgactcaaggtcacatgggtagtgtagcagaccaggatttgaactgaaattctgtgactcaAAATCAAGTATTCTTTCCCCTGGGTCATGCAGGGCTTATCTGCAGTCGAGATATCACTGAACAAATAGGGTAAATCTACAAAGGAAACAACTACACTCAACACGTGTGTAGTGGAAAAGCAAAATATCACTCATGATCTTAGGCAGTCTTTTCAAACTGCCAGAAAGTCACTCCCCTTGATTACAGGATGGCAGAAATGGGTGCTAGCTTCCAAGGTTCCAAAGGTATCTCTTCACCAGCCCTAAGGCATACTTACTCCTAAACATCAGCGtctaagagaaaaagaaggaaaatgcctTTGTTCTCTGGGTCTTCCCCTAGTGTCTAGTATGGGGATGTGGGTAGACTGAGTTTCTCATCATTGCTGATGGGGAGTGAagaaattataaagtacttaatcCACACTGATGAAGAGAAAAACTACATTGAGTAGTTTGGAGTTGCTTTCTGGGTCTGTCATCAAGGGAGTGTACAACAGGAAAGGAACACGGACTGGTCACATGGCAAGAATAAGGGATACCTAGGTGGTTGGCCACATAGCACTCTCATGGTGTTGGGAGAGTAAGGAATGCCTCCAGCACCTTGGGGGAACTTCTGGGAGGACATGGATAAGAGGTGTACAGGATGGGCAAGCATAGAGGTGATGCAATTTTTATATTTGGGAACTCACAGGTGCTTTTGAGTATAACCTCAACTcagcattcaaggccttccatatTTTTCATGGTCATAGAATCAAGGGGTGGGAAAGAGTGGATAGGTTATTCAGCCTAACCCACATATGAATAAGGAACACCCCATACATCCTTGAGAAGTCATCCTCTGCTTGAACACCCACCCTGTCTTCTGGTGATAGAGAACTTGGCAAGACAGCACAAACCACTTGTGAACAGACCCATTAGGAAGGTGTTTCTGCTAGGAAGTAAAAACTCATCTGTAACTTTGGCTCCACTGTGCTGAGTTGTGCTTTCTAGAGCCAGACAAGCAACTCTAATCACAAGATAGcccttcatatacttgaagacagctatcatgtcatacttcatctgtaaaaaagaggatAACAGTAATTAATTCACAAGGCTGTTGGGAAGTGCAAGTGAGATAACCTACATTTAAAGCACAACCCCCCCAAAAGGCAGGTAAGAGAGGGTGATTTATGTACATCATGAGGAAACCTTGCTCCCCTTTCCTACTCTTTtgctttttagaaaaaataagcTAAACTAAATCTTCCAGATGACTAAACTAGGTCCTTCACGGACCCTCATGTCATGTTTTCTGGTCCTCTCACCATCCTGATCACCCTATCCAGTTGCATGCCAGCTTGTCAATTCTTCCTAAAACTTGGCACCTTGAACTAAACATCAAATTCTAGCTTTGATTCCACTGAGGCAAAGAATACCACAACCACCTTCTCTCATTCTCAACATGATGTGATTAATGTGGTCAGCTAACGGTGGGAGTTACTTCTTTTATTGCCACATCAAACTACTGACATATTAAACTCCACTaaacttttttctaaaaaaaaaaaaaactgctgcaGTCACCCTGCTCCTAGTCTACACATAAGAAATTAATTTGAAGACGATGATCATGtcacttcctccccaccccctttggtctcttctgagctccagtcccacacCACCAGCTGTTTTCTGTCTGGTGCTATCCATATCTCAAAGGCAACATGTAGTTTTTTCCACCCAAATACTTCCCATTTTCCAATGACTGTCTGACCGCACACCTCCTTGGCTTGCAGCCTTTGTGTCACACTGGACCCCTCACTTGTACTCACCCCACAAACCCAATCAAATATCAAATCTCATCTTTCTTAGTCACAGCATCTCGTGTGTTTTTCTCTAGTCACACCCACTACCCTTTTACTAAGCTATACTCTGGACTCCTTAGTTTGCTTATTTTGGTATAGCTATCTGATCTTTTCCTACTAAATCCATCATCCATTCAGTTGCTAAATCCCAAAGtaactttcctaaagcacaaatctgaccattcCTTGCCTCCTCCCTCCTAAACTGCAGTGGTCCCCTGTTACCTAGtcttgtcatttaaagctcttcctgcctttccagtcttcttatttttGACTCCCCTCCAGCTATAATGACCTAATAGTTCTTCACACAGGACAGATAACACATCTCCCTATTttgtcttttcactggctgtccccctggtctggaatgctttcctaacctgcctcctggcttccttcaagacagctTGAGTCCCATATTCTGCAAGAATTCTTTCCtagtctgcctcactttccccagtTAGTGCTAtccttctgagattattttccatttatattatataaatcttGGATGGCCATGGTTATTTGAATGTCTCTTCCCCATTAGATATGGGCTACTTGGGTAgtattgggttgttttttttttgtataggcACTTAGCACACAGCCTGGCATGTAGTcagtctttaataaatgtttactgaccaaCTTAACTGTTGGACCTGTTAGTCTCTTTATTAATTTTCACCTCCATGTATTTACTTGCCCTGTTTGCTGAACTGGCCATCAATCCTGCCTTGTAAAAAGGGAGAGCAATCTATATCCATTTTATGCCCAAGCCCAAGTCTCAGGTCCTCCAAAAAGCCTTCCTAATCCTACTCCACATTGAACAGACTGCCATGCTCTTTTTCCATTCCCTACCAGTAGCATGGTGATGGAGGTCATGACATTGCACAGATGCCATCCATCAGGTATTCGCTGGAGTCTCACTGCTTTTCAGCTGTCCAATTCCCTTCTGTTCAATGAATGCTGTTCCCATTCTCCATCTGCCAATTTCCATctcatcttcctctccttctaCTGCAGCTCCTTCCTCCATTTGTTCATAATCAAGTCTCCTGAGAGAAACACGTTTTTCCCTCCAGGCAAGGCTAACCCCTCCACTTTAGcagtcttcttttcctctcagcaCCTTTGAAATCTAACCAGTTACACATTCTCCATCTTAGTTTCAACATCCTCCTCTCAACAACTCTTTGCTTCTCTGCATATGAACCTCAGGTCTCATCTActctaaaaaacaacaaaaaaaaatttaactcatTTACTATCTCCATGAGCTGTGTATGTcatatctcttctcctttcatgCACAATTTAACCCTTAGTCTCTCATTCTCTTTGATTCCTCATGCAGCATGGTTTCCATCTTCACCTACTGAACTGAAATGGGACTCTCAAAGAACCCCCAACGATCTCATCTAAAACCCACTAGCTTTTTCTCAATCCACAATTTTCTTGATCTCTCCAATATTTGATTGACACCTCTGGCCACTTGGTTTGATGGTACCCTTGTTTTGTTCCTATCTTTAAGTATGTTCTTATCTCAGAAATGTAACCACATGCCAAAGGCTGAACATGgtcttcttcccttctcacttGGCCCTCTCATACACGACCCCTGCCTCAGTTATTATCCGTGAGGAGACAACTCACAAGACAAACACGCTGAGCCTGACTTCTCCAAGTTGCAGACTGCCATTTCCATTTTCGTGCCCCATCTGACCCTCAAGCTCAGTATGTCTGTCCCATTCCTGCTCTTTTGTTTGCTATAGTTTTAATCAACTAAACCATTGTTCTCCCAATCTCCAAGCTATCACCACAGACATCTGatgcttcattttccttccaaGCAATTCAGGCCCACTCTTACCATTTTCACTGCCCCCAACTAGGGGCCCTAGGCTCCTACCGTGTTCCCAGGcctttcctcttttctacctCCCGTCTATGTACCAATGCTAGATTAGTGTTTCTGGCACACAGGCATCTATTCTATTGCTGATGCTTACCAAAGTCCATAGTCTTTATATCTTGTCTTTCAAAGACCCTCCCCAATCTGGTTCCAGCCTGCCTTTCCAGTGTTATTTCTCACCACTCCTCAAGCATATTCCACAGGCTTCATCCACACCTGATTATCTGCCATCGTACAAACACATTCCATGATTTTCTAAATTGAAGCCTTTACTGATCCTGTTCTTTATGCCTGGAATGTCTTCCCATCAACCATGCCCCATCTTTATTTACTGATATCCTATCCGTCTTTTAAAGCTTAATGCCACATATTCCATGTAGCCTCCCCTAATCTCTCGCATGGGAAGTTCCTAAGCTCAGTTCACATATCACTCACATACTTACATTAAAACTGCATGCTACAGAGGCTTACCTTGCCTACTCGAATGTTAGGGCAGAAGCCCTCTCTTCTATGTGTTTCTATCTCTCAGATGCTCAGAGAGTGCACTGCAAATAATGTTTGTGAAATGAATGAGCTGGTGCTCTCCAGTCCTTTcacatatatttgttttataCGTTCCATTAGAATCATAATGGGGCTGAGCACCCAGCTCCGTCAAGGAGTAAGCATTCAACAAATAACTAAAGGAATAAAACCAGCCCCTCACGGGAGGCAGATGGTTCAGAATTCACTGCCATGTTCACTCTACCCCAACTTCCCAACTCCTTCCCTGTCCCTTTTCTGTAGACACCCAGCCCCAGACCTAATACAAGGCAGTAAGATTGGTGGGAAGACACAACTTCGTTTGCaccatggtttctttttttttctcttttttttgggtTCATTTTAGTAGAAACATCATATAAAAGGCATTGCagccccttttcccctcctgGGGGTGATCTGTCAGGTCTGTCTGGGTTGAGGGATGCTCCAGTGGGTCACAGCTCATCATGAGATATGTGCAGGGCGTGGTCACACAAATCTGCAGGCACAATACATAAAGAAATCTTGCAGACAAATACTACCATCATGCTGACATACTCcaatgaatacatatatgtatatgtgtatatatacacatatgtataaaaattgGAATAAAATACTAGTTACTAGCATCATGCTAGCATATGCACCCCCAAACATTCTCTGGTGTACATGCTTATCTATTAAACCTTCCTCAGACCTCATCCCACTCCCACTCTCCATCTCTTTGTCCCACATGGGGCCATGCCACTGAGACTTTGGGGCAAGCAAAGAAGAGCCAGTAGTTGGGGCCAGTGCGGAGTGAAGGGTAGAGAGGAGATTATGAAGCCCAGGTCTCCAAGGATGGAAGGAACAAACACAGGCTGTGGTAAAGAAATGGAGAGGTGAAGACAGAAAGTTTACCTGTACGTTTGCTACAGAGCCGGTCTTTGACATTGTCAGTCTCTCGGGAAAAGAATTCAATGAGTTCATCCTCATATTCTTCTACGATGCTCTCACACTGTAAGCCCAAAGCACAAGTCAAAATGAGGAGTGCTGGCACAGAGGCCTCTGCTTCAACCTTCacatgagaaactaaggcaacaTTGTAACTCTTTGCCTTGGGTCCTCTGGCAACCCCAGAACACCTAAAAGCCCCTCTCCCGCTGGCTTCTTAGCCCTCACCGCAAATTTGAGGCTGGCTCTGATGTCTCCATCAATTCGAATGCCCTCTGTGTCTGGCTCATTAGCTCTTTTGTCCCGGCTCACTACCCGTACGTAATTCTTCCGATGAGTGGTAGGGTCAGCCTGTTCCCCATATTCCTTCATTTGCTCACAAACCCGTTCCAGCAGTTCTGTCAAGTGGGCTTCTGAGCGGGCATAGGGCACCTTGGAGGGTAACACACAAAAATCCTCAGCCTGGTTcaatcccttccttctctgtgcATCCATGGAGGTCATTTCCCCAAATTCAcgtccttcctttccttctgaaTGTAATTTGAAACTAATGTGCTCCCAAAAGCCCTCCCTGATTAACTATTCTGTTACCTATATGTCATAAGTACTGATGGACCGAGTTTacacaatattcatttttgtttattgctctaacaaatggaaataattcagcAACACTAATTAATCTCCTAGAGTATTTATAATATACTATTCTGCTCACAGTGGATACTGATTGTTTGCTGTTAGCAAAGACACAGCTGGTCAAGGTCCCCAACCTGGTCATTAGGGATCAACCCTTACCCATCTTCTCCTTAGTAGGTACAGCCCAATGTTTCCTATTACTCTGAGTTGGTGTCTCATTACTCCCAATGAGATCAAAGTCCCTTCTGCCAGGCTAGATACCCAGGCCCTGCCCAGAGCCAATGAGGCTATTTAATTTTAGAGAAAGTATGAATTACCTCCACAAATGACTGGCTGCCATCAGGGTTGATACGAAAGGAACCCATCTGGATGGTCTTCTTGGGGTCTACTTGGGCAAtttcccactccagttcatccacAAGAGCCCTGCAGGCTAAAGGAATGGGAGCCAAGGAGCATACAGGATTAGcagccttagagatcatttaaataAGGGTTTTTAACCTGGGCTTCACAGTCTCTCAAAAGTtctgtggatagattttaggAGGTCCCTGaagttggatgggaaaaaatattttgataactgtattttgataTGATTGGTTTCCTGTGTAATTCTATGTATTAAAAATATGATGAAGTATAAAGAACATgactataaaatacttttcatacaaataaggtcagatctaaacaattggaaaaatattaattgttcatgggtaggccaagccaatataaaaatcagtgccataccaataattattttatagagctagaaaaataacaaaattcatctgcaagaaCAAAAGCCCAaggatatcaaggaaatcaatgaaaaaaatgtgaaagaaggtggtctagccataacagatctcaaattgtattataaactGGTAATTATcgaaacaatctggtactgactaagaaatagagggggtggatcagtggaacagattaggtacaaattacattatagtaaatgaccttAATAATCTAGTaaatgataaacccaaagactcaaccttttggaacaaaaactcattcattatctgacaaaaactcctgggaaaactggaaagcagtatggtagaaactaggtgtagaccaacatctcactcTGTATACcaagaaaagatcaaaatgggtacgtgatttaCACATAAacggtgataccataaacaaatttaAGAGACCACGAATAGGAATAGCTTATCTGTTAGCTGTAtgtataagggaagaatttaggatcaAAAAAGATATACAGagcaatataaaatgtaaaagaggtaattttaattacataaaattaaaaaaaaaacccaatgcaaccaaaattataaagaacaccgaaaactgtgaaaaaatatttgtaacaagtatctctgataaaggcctcatttctcaaatatgtagagaactgagtcaaatttataaaaataccattccttccccagttgataaatggtcaaaggatatgcacagggagttttcagacaaagaaatcaaagctatatctGGTTATATGAAAACTAtgactattgatcagagaaatgcaaatgaaaacaactcaggtatcacctcacacctatcagagtggctaacatgacaaaaaacgGAAAATGCTGGATGTTGGGGGAAGGTGGTCAAACTGGGACACTAACGCaccgttggtggagttgtgaactggagagcattctggagagcaatcttgagctatgcccaaagggctataaaactgtgcatcgcctttgatccagcaataccactgctaggtctatatggCAAAGACAAccgaaaaaagggaaaaggaccaatttgtacaaaaatatttatagcagctctttttatggtggctaagaattggtaatgaattgggaaatggctaaacacgCTGTGGATTGTGATGGAAAGCTGCACTATAAGgtatgacaagcaggatgatttgaggaaaacctagaaagacgtAGATGAACTGACGCACACACAGTAaagggacagaaccaggagaaggttGCACACGGTAACAGTATCACTGCACAAAGAAGACCGGGAACGCCTAGGCTGCTCTCAGCCCTACAGCGGTCCTAGAAACCCTCGCAGGGCTAGTGCCTCCAGAACAGGACCGATGGTGACGAAGACGGGCTGGGGCAAGCtacttttcactttcatttttattccagGCTCCTCCATGAAGgctttacataattgcacatgtataacctatatctgatagCTTACCGTctaagggaggggggaggggagggaggtagagaagtggggactcaaaactttaaacggagatatttctaaaaagaaaagatgattctGGGAAGGAGGGGTCCGGGGCCCCCCTGACGCGGGTCGCCCCCCTCCTCTCGGCCCGGGCCTTTACCTCCACAGTGCAGGTCCTGGCTCCTCCGCGCCCCCGCGCTGCCCAGCAGGGCGGCCAGCAGCAGGGCCAGCCCCCCGCAGCCAGCCATAGTCCGCGCGGCGCCGGGGCAGCTCCGCCTGCCTGGGGGGAGAAGAGCGGCCAGGGACGAACagcggcccggcccggcccggccgcCCGCGCCTGCctcccggcccggcccggcccgcgCCGCTCCCACCTCAGTCCCCGGGCTCGAGGACAGTGGCCAGTCCGGCCACCCCAGGTCAGCGCAGCACCGCGTACCCAGGGGCCGAGCGCGGCAGATCGGGCTGTTCCGGAGGCTGTTCTTCGGGGCCGCCTGACTCCGCGCCCGTAGCCTCGCGGCCCGCCCGCCGCCCGGCGGGGCCCAGCCTCCCGGTGCAAACGGACGCCGCAACCCGCGGCTCCCAGCACAAGCTAGCGGAGCCTGGCGGCGGCAGCAGCTAGAAGCCCGGCACCCGGTGGCAGGACCTGCGTGGCAAAGGAGGGAGGGGCGGCCAGAGGGGCGGGCGGGCGGGAGGGGCCAGGCCGAGGCCCGAAGGAGCAGGGACGAGCAGGTGAAGGGAGGGTCCTAGGTGCAGCGGCAGCGGGGAACTACAATTCCCGTGAAGCCTTGCGCCGACCGGGAGCTCCCGCCATCTGGCTCTGTGCTTCCTGGAGCTCCGCCCAGCTCTCTAAGTATGCTCTGCCCCGGGGacccccacctcctccccaaTTTTAAATGGCACTAAGACTCAGAAGCAAGAAAGGAGGGCAAGAATGCAGAATTCGCGTCCGCGTGGCCCCACCAAGATGGGTCAGTCACACTTCACTACTgagatttttgcttttattttataaaacattCCATTGCAGACAAAGCTTAGGAAGAGGGTGCCAGCAGAAGTGACCCCGCTGAGCTTGGCGGGCCGGCGGTCACAGGCCCGGGACACGGAGGCCCTTTGGCAACGCCCTTGTGTTGTTCTGCTCTGGCCCCGAAGCGGTACCGCCTGGAT is part of the Notamacropus eugenii isolate mMacEug1 chromosome 3, mMacEug1.pri_v2, whole genome shotgun sequence genome and harbors:
- the CNPY2 gene encoding protein canopy homolog 2 codes for the protein MAGCGGLALLLAALLGSAGARRSQDLHCGACRALVDELEWEIAQVDPKKTIQMGSFRINPDGSQSFVEVPYARSEAHLTELLERVCEQMKEYGEQADPTTHRKNYVRVVSRDKRANEPDTEGIRIDGDIRASLKFACESIVEEYEDELIEFFSRETDNVKDRLCSKRTDLCDHALHISHDEL